In one Brassica oleracea var. oleracea cultivar TO1000 chromosome C9, BOL, whole genome shotgun sequence genomic region, the following are encoded:
- the LOC106317418 gene encoding probable serine protease EDA2 isoform X2 — protein MSSDLGFILITTVTAFLSYSTNALLHSGSVSHDVSPRDYYLTTDAHWFNQTLDHYSPHDHRKFRQRYYEYLDNFRAPDGPVFMIICGEGPCSGIAKDYMSVLAKKFEAGVVSLEHRYYGKSYPFNSLATENLRYLSSKQALFDLAAFRQHYQEALNVKLNRSSDNPWFFFGVSYPGALSAWFRLKFPHLTCGSLASSAVVHAVYDFSAFDQQIGESAGQECKDALEETNKLLELGLKVNRKAVKALFNATELHVDVDFLYLTADAAVMAFQYGNSDKLCVPLVKAKKNGSDLVETYSKYVRDHCMKVWGLHVRPYNRKHLRNTVVTADSTYRIWWFQVCTELAYFQVAPANNSLRSQQINTEYHLDLCKSLFGKGTYPDVDATNLYYGGHKIAATKIIFTNGSQDPWRHASKQTSSPELPSYIMDCHNCGHGTDLRGCPQSPMVIEGKSNNCSSPDVVNKVRQQMVEHIDLWLSECR, from the exons ATGTCGTCGGATCTCGGTTTTATTCTGATCACCACCGTCACTGCGTTTTTGTCTTATTCGACCAATGCCTTGTTACATTCTGGGAGTGTCTCTCATGACGTTTCCCCAAGAGACTATTACTTGACTACCGATGCGCATTGGTTTAATCAAACCCTAGATCATTACTCTCCTCAC GATCATCGCAAATTCAGACAGAGATACTATGAATATCTTGACAACTTCCGAGCTCCAGATGGTCCTGTTTTTATGATAATATGCGGTGAAGGTCCTTGCAGTGGCATAGCTAAAGATTATATGAGT GTATTAGCAAAGAAGTTTGAAGCTGGTGTGGTTTCATTAGAACATAGGTACTATGGGAAAAGTTACCCTTTTAACTCATTAGCTACAGAGAATCTGAGATACCTTTCGTCCAAACAAGCCCTTTTCGATTTGGCTGCTTTCCGTCAACATTACCAG GAAGCTTTGAATGTTAAGTTGAATAGAAGTAGTGACAACCCGTGGTTCTTCTTCGGGGTTTCTTATCCTGGAGCTTTAAGTGCTTGGTTCCGGCTCAAGTTCCCTCACTTGACCTGTGGAAGCCTCGCTAGTTCTGCAGTTGTTCATGCTGTCTATGACTTCTCTGCATTTGATCAGCAG ATTGGTGAATCAGCTGGTCAAGAATGCAAAGATGCACTAGAAGAGACTAATAAACTCCTGGAACTAGGGCTCAAAGTAAACAGAAAGGCGGTGAAAGCCCTCTTTAACGCCACTGAGCTTCATGTTGATGTTGATTTCTTATACTTAACCGCAGATGCAGCGGTTATGGCT TTCCAATATGGAAATTCAGATAAACTATGTGTCCCGCTTGTTAAAGCAAAGAAGAACGGTAGTGATTTAGTG GAAACATATTCTAAATATGTTAGAGACCACTGCATGAAAGTTTGGGGCCTACACGTTAGACCATATAACCGGAAACATCTTAGAAACACTGTTGTTACCGCCGATAGTACATATCGGATATGGTGGTTCCAAGTTTGCACAGAACTAGCATATTTCCAGGTGGCACCTGCAAATAATAGCCTTCGATCTCAGCAAATCAATACAGA GTACCATTTGGATTTGTGCAAGAGCCTTTTTGGTAAAGGTACATATCCTGACGTTGATGCAACAAACCTGTACTATGGAGGCCATAAAATCGCGG CAACCAAAATCATTTTCACAAACGGGTCACAAGATCCATGGCGTCATGCTTCCAAACAGACCTCATCTCCTGAAT TGCCTTCTTACATCATGGATTGCCATAACTGTGGCCATGGAACTGATCTACGAGGATGCCCTCAATCTCCAATGGTCATCGAAG GTAAATCAAATAATTGCAGCTCACCAGATGTTGTAAACAAAGTGAGGCAACAGATGGTAGAACATATCGATTTGTGGTTGTCTGAATGTCGCTGA
- the LOC106313693 gene encoding histone H1, translated as MAKEKNETPTVKKTPMASKEKPKKLKKPKTTTHPPYFQMIKEALMNLKEKNGSSPYAIAKQIEEKYKPLLPENFRKTLSLQLKNSVAKGKLVKIRASYKLSETTTRTTRQQQKKKMETRSKKTVSKPEMVTTKKKRKAKKPRQLKSIKSPGSKKVLRASAS; from the exons ATGGCGAAAGAGAAAAACGAGACTCCGACGGTGAAGAAGACTCCTATGGCGTCAAAAGAGAAACCAAAGAAGCTTAAAAAACCCAAAACCACCACTCATCCTCCATATTTTCAG ATGATAAAAGAGGCTTTGATGAATCTGAAAGAGAAGAACGGGTCAAGCCCTTACGCTATAGCAAAGCAGATAGAGGAGAAATACAAACCTCTACTCCCTGAGAATTTCCGTAAAACACTTTCTCTGCAGCTTAAAAACTCTGTCGCTAAGGGTAAGCTCGTGAAGATCAGAGCCTCGTACAAGCTCTCAGAGACCACCACGAGGACAACGAGGCAGCAGCAGAAGAAGAAGATGGAGACTCGGTCGAAGAAGACTGTGAGCAAGCCAGAAATGGTGACGACGAAAAAGAAGAGGAAAGCAAAGAAGCCAAGACAGCTTAAGTCGATCAAGTCTCCAGGCTCTAAGAAGGTCTTGAGAGCTTCCGCTTCTTGA
- the LOC106317418 gene encoding probable serine protease EDA2 isoform X1 — MSSDLGFILITTVTAFLSYSTNALLHSGSVSHDVSPRDYYLTTDAHWFNQTLDHYSPHDHRKFRQRYYEYLDNFRAPDGPVFMIICGEGPCSGIAKDYMSVLAKKFEAGVVSLEHRYYGKSYPFNSLATENLRYLSSKQALFDLAAFRQHYQATLNVKLNRSSDNPWFFFGVSYPGALSAWFRLKFPHLTCGSLASSAVVHAVYDFSAFDQQIGESAGQECKDALEETNKLLELGLKVNRKAVKALFNATELHVDVDFLYLTADAAVMAFQYGNSDKLCVPLVKAKKNGSDLVETYSKYVRDHCMKVWGLHVRPYNRKHLRNTVVTADSTYRIWWFQVCTELAYFQVAPANNSLRSQQINTEYHLDLCKSLFGKGTYPDVDATNLYYGGHKIAATKIIFTNGSQDPWRHASKQTSSPELPSYIMDCHNCGHGTDLRGCPQSPMVIEGKSNNCSSPDVVNKVRQQMVEHIDLWLSECR, encoded by the exons ATGTCGTCGGATCTCGGTTTTATTCTGATCACCACCGTCACTGCGTTTTTGTCTTATTCGACCAATGCCTTGTTACATTCTGGGAGTGTCTCTCATGACGTTTCCCCAAGAGACTATTACTTGACTACCGATGCGCATTGGTTTAATCAAACCCTAGATCATTACTCTCCTCAC GATCATCGCAAATTCAGACAGAGATACTATGAATATCTTGACAACTTCCGAGCTCCAGATGGTCCTGTTTTTATGATAATATGCGGTGAAGGTCCTTGCAGTGGCATAGCTAAAGATTATATGAGT GTATTAGCAAAGAAGTTTGAAGCTGGTGTGGTTTCATTAGAACATAGGTACTATGGGAAAAGTTACCCTTTTAACTCATTAGCTACAGAGAATCTGAGATACCTTTCGTCCAAACAAGCCCTTTTCGATTTGGCTGCTTTCCGTCAACATTACCAGGCAA CTTTGAATGTTAAGTTGAATAGAAGTAGTGACAACCCGTGGTTCTTCTTCGGGGTTTCTTATCCTGGAGCTTTAAGTGCTTGGTTCCGGCTCAAGTTCCCTCACTTGACCTGTGGAAGCCTCGCTAGTTCTGCAGTTGTTCATGCTGTCTATGACTTCTCTGCATTTGATCAGCAG ATTGGTGAATCAGCTGGTCAAGAATGCAAAGATGCACTAGAAGAGACTAATAAACTCCTGGAACTAGGGCTCAAAGTAAACAGAAAGGCGGTGAAAGCCCTCTTTAACGCCACTGAGCTTCATGTTGATGTTGATTTCTTATACTTAACCGCAGATGCAGCGGTTATGGCT TTCCAATATGGAAATTCAGATAAACTATGTGTCCCGCTTGTTAAAGCAAAGAAGAACGGTAGTGATTTAGTG GAAACATATTCTAAATATGTTAGAGACCACTGCATGAAAGTTTGGGGCCTACACGTTAGACCATATAACCGGAAACATCTTAGAAACACTGTTGTTACCGCCGATAGTACATATCGGATATGGTGGTTCCAAGTTTGCACAGAACTAGCATATTTCCAGGTGGCACCTGCAAATAATAGCCTTCGATCTCAGCAAATCAATACAGA GTACCATTTGGATTTGTGCAAGAGCCTTTTTGGTAAAGGTACATATCCTGACGTTGATGCAACAAACCTGTACTATGGAGGCCATAAAATCGCGG CAACCAAAATCATTTTCACAAACGGGTCACAAGATCCATGGCGTCATGCTTCCAAACAGACCTCATCTCCTGAAT TGCCTTCTTACATCATGGATTGCCATAACTGTGGCCATGGAACTGATCTACGAGGATGCCCTCAATCTCCAATGGTCATCGAAG GTAAATCAAATAATTGCAGCTCACCAGATGTTGTAAACAAAGTGAGGCAACAGATGGTAGAACATATCGATTTGTGGTTGTCTGAATGTCGCTGA